In one Gemmatimonadota bacterium genomic region, the following are encoded:
- a CDS encoding PTS sugar transporter subunit IIA, producing the protein MRISRLLRSGFLDLDFQPELPEPPPDEDSAPSRRYLRDCREQILRGLVERLEPGGGIAHPRRLLRELVARERQFCSAVGDEVAIPHLRTLQVRKMRLGLARSPMGLPFGEGGEPVRLFLLLVGPSGEEAAYLRVFRALAGTLRIPEERQRLMEMDEEWEIMRLLDVG; encoded by the coding sequence TTGCGAATCTCCCGGCTTCTGCGTTCCGGGTTTCTGGATCTGGACTTCCAGCCCGAGTTGCCCGAACCTCCGCCGGACGAGGACTCCGCGCCGTCCCGGCGTTATCTTCGCGACTGCCGGGAGCAGATCCTGCGCGGACTCGTGGAGCGGCTGGAGCCGGGCGGGGGGATCGCGCACCCGCGGCGCCTGCTGCGGGAGTTGGTGGCCCGGGAGCGGCAGTTTTGCTCGGCCGTCGGCGACGAGGTGGCCATTCCGCACCTGCGGACACTTCAGGTGCGGAAGATGCGGCTCGGCCTTGCCCGATCGCCGATGGGGCTGCCGTTTGGAGAGGGAGGAGAGCCGGTCCGTCTCTTTCTGCTCCTGGTGGGGCCTTCCGGAGAAGAGGCCGCCTACCTCCGGGTCTTTCGCGCACTCGCGGGGACGCTCCGGATTCCGGAAGAGCGGCAGCGACTCATGGAGATGGACGAAGAGTGGGAGATCATGAGGCTTCTTGATGTCGGATGA
- a CDS encoding YihY/virulence factor BrkB family protein, giving the protein MSDERRSPSARRLEELKRLPETVRRGPVRPWKRAPLEILRAFRRDQCYFLAAGISFYFMLSLIPMLMILLALIGNFLRGSTSVAEDLLAAVHAYIPFLTQEIIANIEAVIANPALLGWIGGAALFLSTDLVFVAVQFSLDRIFIPGRRSFLRSKMLSVLLAVMVFLVVLGTIAVNAVDRSLAVIEMNAFGGPGIEVGLHLSTWVIGILLIACFTLAIRVLPHAIIPLRYAFWGGIAGSVLWLMVKFYYVWYLENVSKVGPLFGSLSAVIMTLLWVYMSALVFLLGAEFTAWLVRTDPRKKFAESGPGDDSRHSDRVETGETAA; this is encoded by the coding sequence ATGTCGGATGAACGCCGGTCGCCGTCCGCCCGGCGACTCGAGGAACTGAAGCGGCTTCCGGAAACGGTCCGGCGCGGTCCGGTGCGTCCGTGGAAGCGCGCTCCGCTGGAGATCCTCCGTGCGTTTCGTCGCGACCAGTGTTACTTCCTGGCCGCCGGGATCAGCTTCTACTTCATGCTCTCGCTCATCCCCATGCTGATGATCCTTCTTGCGCTCATCGGGAACTTCCTCCGCGGGTCCACTTCCGTCGCAGAGGATCTCCTGGCCGCTGTTCACGCCTACATCCCCTTTCTGACGCAGGAGATCATCGCGAACATCGAAGCCGTCATCGCCAACCCCGCACTTCTCGGGTGGATCGGCGGCGCCGCGCTGTTCCTTTCGACCGACCTGGTCTTCGTGGCGGTGCAGTTTTCGCTCGATCGGATCTTCATCCCCGGGCGGCGCAGTTTCCTTCGCTCGAAGATGCTCTCCGTGCTCCTGGCCGTCATGGTCTTCCTGGTTGTGCTCGGGACGATTGCCGTGAATGCCGTGGACCGAAGCCTTGCCGTGATCGAAATGAACGCGTTTGGCGGGCCGGGGATCGAGGTGGGACTTCACCTGTCCACCTGGGTGATCGGGATTCTCCTGATCGCGTGTTTCACGCTGGCGATCCGGGTTCTTCCCCACGCGATCATTCCCCTTCGGTACGCGTTCTGGGGGGGGATCGCGGGGTCCGTCCTGTGGCTGATGGTGAAGTTCTACTATGTCTGGTATCTGGAGAATGTCTCGAAGGTGGGGCCGCTGTTCGGGTCGCTGTCGGCGGTGATCATGACGCTGCTGTGGGTCTACATGTCCGCGCTTGTCTTCCTGCTGGGGGCGGAGTTCACGGCGTGGCTGGTGAGGACTGATCCGCGAAAGAAGTTTGCGGAGTCCGGTCCCGGAGACGATTCCCGGCACTCCGATCGAGTGGAAACCGGAGAGACGGCCGCGTAG